The DNA sequence CGAAGCGGAGACCGATCTCGTCGGTGCCGGCGACCAGCAGCAGTTCCTCCTGATGCGCGGCGGCACCCTGCATCGGCACGAAGCCGCACACCCTCGCCGAGCTGCTCTCCAGGTGGTCGCCCACGCGCTTGAAGTCGATGGTGCGCGTCAGCCCGCGCATCCGCAGAGGCACGACCAGACGCCCGCCGTCGGTCAGCTCCTCTCGCCAGCCAGGCAGGATGTCCCATGCCCCGGCGGTGACGATGATGCGGTCGTACGGCCCGCGCCCGGGAAAATCCTCGGCGGCGTCGGCGAGCACGACGTTGACCTGGGGGTAGCCGTTCTCCACAAGCAAGCGGGTGGCACGCTCGGTGACCTCGGGGTCGATGTCCACCGTCGTGACCGTGCCGGACTCGCCGACCAGCTCTGCCAGGTACGCCGCATTCAAACCGCCCGAGCCGATCTCCAGCACGTTCATGCCCGGCTTGACCGCGGCCTGCTCCAGCATCATCCCTTGGATCTGTGGCGCGCTGACCGAGCTGATGCTGACGCCGTGCTCGTCCTTCTTCGTTACGACAGCGCCGTAGGCGTTGTACGCCTCCTCCAGAGAGGCGCCCGGCGTGAACGCGTGCCGGGGCACGCGCCGCATGACCTCCTCGACCTCGGGAGTGGTCAGCCATCCCTTGCTGGTGAGTTCGTCCACCACATCGTTGCGCAGCCGATCCGCATCACTACGCTCAGTGGTCGCGGGAGTCATGGGCGAGTCCTTCCGATAGTTCAGGGGGTGCCTCAGCCTGCTATGTCGACCGCTGCGGCGGTGACCATGAAGATCGCATCCAGCTCGCGTGGGACACGACCAGCATCCCTCGCAAAACGCCTGGTGCAGGCGCCTTTGATACGACAGGGCCGTATCAGGCGAGGGTTGTCACAGGCGCTTTTCCTCGCCGGGAATCGCGACCTGCACAAGCTGCCTGTTGAGAATGTCCGAAAGCCGGTCGCCATCCAGGGTGAGACGGACGATGTGATGATCGGATACGTGGAGAGGTACCTCGATGACATCGACGTTGGTCACCGCGGCCAGCAGATCCGTGGTGACGTAGATCCTGTCGATGCGTGCGTCTGGGCCGTGCGTTGAGCAACCATCGACCGTACGTGACACCGCGGTCGCACTGCCGCACGGGGTGGTGGCCCGGTACCGGGCGACATCCTCCAGGCCGGCGATGCGCAGTACCTCGTCCACGCGGGTGTCCATCTGCCGTGTGCCGTCCGGGCCGACATACGAGCGGTGGAGGCGGTGCCGGCGGTCACGGATCTTCGCAAGCACGTACACGCTGTCACCCAGCAACACCGCTGCCCGCTCGGCCTGCTGAATGCGCAGCGTCAACAGCTCTTTATCGGCCCAGGTCCGCAGCTGCTCCTGCAGCGCGGCGGCCTCCGTCGCCCCGGGCTTCGGCGCTTCCCCCTCGGCGTGCTCAGCGCCCTCCACCGCGATCTTCTGTTCCGAGCCGAGCAGGTATCCGAGCGCGGTGTCCACGAGCTTCGCGGCGTCGCCCAGCTCCCGCCGCTCGATCCCCGTTTCATCACCTGCGGCCGCCGCAAGCTGGCCAGCCTGGTTGTTGTCATAGGCCGACAGCACCTTGTACGCGGCCAGCCGCCGCAGTTCCTGGGGCGGCAGCCACACGGCAGTCAGTTCCGGGAACGACTGGTTCCCCGGCCTGCCGGCCTCGGCCATCACCGGCTTGTAGTTCAGCCACGACCACGCATCGATCACGAACTGGCGCAGGCCCATCTCCACTCCCAGGAAGTCGGCCCCGCGCCAACATCAAACCCTAGCCGCCGTCCACCAGGCCCGCCGTCGCGCTGTGGGGGCAGTCCGCGACGAGTCCGAGGCAGTGCGCCCTGCGCCGCAGGGCACCACCGCGCGCACCGTCTTGCCACCGCCTGCCCTGCCGGTCACGGTCACCGAGCGAGCCAGCCGGTGAACCATCGGCCAGCCGAAGCCCCCGCCGCCGACCCGGTCCGAGATACGCCACTGCGGACGAACCAGGCTGGAGTCGCCCACGGCCACCTCGACGGCGTCCGGCAGAGCAGCCAGGCTCAGCACGCAGGAGCCTCCCGCGTGCCGCAGCGCGTTGGTGACCAGCTCCGACACCACCAGCGCCACGCTGTCGGCCGCCTCCCTACCAACATCGAATGGCAGACACTCCACGAAGGCGCGGGCGCCATCACGGGCCATGGCGATAGAGCCCGGCCGGTCCATCGAGACAAAGATCGTCAGCGTCGCCGGTCCGGCCACCGGCAGGATCTCCGCCTCATCCATCAGCCTCACCCCGTACTCCGGCGCGTTCACCACGGCGACTGCCCGCCCTGTGTCGTGTGCCCCGCACAGCCGGTCACTAACACAACAACCCGCCACGACGGGCAACAGGAAAGTTGCGCCCAGCCTTGTCAATTTTCGTCGGGCGAGCTATACCGGAAAACGCGGTGAACGCACTGGCATCCCGACGAAGGGAGTGATGACGATGCTGATGCGTACCGACCCGTTCCGTGAGCTGGACCGCCTCACCCAGCAGATCCTGGGCACACCAGCCCACCCCGCGGCCATGCCGATGGACGCCTTCCGAGACGGCGACACCTTCGTGGTCGAACTGGATCTCCCCGGCGTCGACCCCGAGACCATCGACCTCGACGTCGAGCGCAACGTCCTGACCGTCAAGGCCGAACGCCAGCCCAGTGCAGGCGAAGGCACCGAAGTCGTGGTCGCCGAGCGACCCACCGGCTCCTTCAGCCGCCAGCTGTTCCTCGGCGAGACCCTGGACAGCGAGCGCATCGACGCCTCCTACGACGCCGGCGTGCTGCGCCTGACCATCCCAGTCGCCGAGCAGGCCAAGCCCCGCAAGATCGCCATCAGCGGCGGCAGCAGCCGCAAGCAGATCAGCAGCTGACCCCCTCAGGGGCGGGGGCCGTCCGACCAGCACACCCTTCCGAGACGCGGGACCGGGAGGAACCATGCCCATGCACTGGGACGCATTCCTGGCAGCCATCCAAGAACGCGGCGAGTACGACTCACCCGAAGAAGCCGAACGAGCCGCCCGCGTCGTCCTCGCCCTACTGGGCGCACACCTGGTCGGAGAAGTGCGCGCCGAACTCGCCGCCCGCCTCCCCGACGCCTTGGCACTGGTACTCCTCAACCCCCTCCACTGCCACGAACCGCTCCCACCCGAACGATTCATCCGGGCAACAGCCGCATGGATCGAAGGCGCCACCGAACGCACCGCCACCTGGGACGTCAGCGCCGTGCTCAGCGTCGCGGCCGACCTCGCGGGCGAAGAACTGATGAACCAGATCCTGCTCCAGCTCCCCCCGGGCTACGACCTACTCTTCGGCCGCCCACAACCAGTCCGATGACCGCCTCTACCGACGACCACTTATTCGAGCAGGAACCGCGCTTGGGAGCCGGGGCCGGTGGAGTCCATCCAGAACGAGATGATCGCGTGTCGACTGGCCTGCGCCCAGCCCGATGGCGCGTATTCCTCCAAGGGGAGGACGAGCTTGGCCTGGTCAGCCCGAGCACGATCAAGTTCCCGGGCCTCGACCACGACATCCGCGGTCGGGCCGCCCCGCCCCCACGGCAAGGGCGTCTTCCTGCGACTGTCGAAGGTATCGCCGTGCCAGAGCACGCTCTTCACGGGTTCATCCGCGAGCAGATAGTCGACCCGGATGCCGAACATCGCCTCCGACGACTTCGGGTCGGAAGCCAACGTGTCGGCCGATATCTCCAGTTTCAGGGAATCCGGCAGCTTGCGGTATTCCGCGCCGACCAGGGCGGTACCCGCGTTCCCTTCGACACCCACGTAGGCGATGGCCCGTACGGCGTCATAGCAACCGTAGGCGTTGCCCCGCACGGAGGTCGTGTTTTTCGAACCTGGTATCCGATCGGCGAATGTGTGCTTGCGGACCAGTTCGGCATCCAGGCCATTCCGGTCCAGGACCGGATGCGCAGACTTGGTACCGACCTCGATGTACGCGATGCCGGGGCCGGCTACGGTCACGGTCTTGGACAATGACCGGGGAAGCTCGTCAAGGGTGGTGACCTCGGTGGGGACGAACTTGTTGTCGCTGTGTTCCAACGGACTGCCGTGCTTGCTGTCGATGAGGTAGACCCGCAACTCGGCCTCACCTCGGCTGGAGCCCTGAAGGTGAGACATCTGCACATCGATGCTTTGCGCTCGGCTGGTTTCATTCCACACCAAGACCGCGCTGCGATACTGGTCACTCGAGGCCATGGCGCCGATACCGGAAGGCAATTCCCCCTGTACCGAGCCGCGGCGGTCCGGCATCCGCGCATAGAGCTTCAAGGCATTGAACAAAGGAAGTTGGAGCGCCTCGCCCCCCTTGTATTCAATCAGGTGAGGAATCCAGCCACTGAAGGTGAATGTCTGTAGGTCGGGCACTTGCAGTGCATTCTTCAATGACACCATGGACCGCACCGCTTCCAACGTGGTCCCGCGACGCTTCCCCCACTCGTGCGGCTTGAACACACCGGACTGCGCCTGAATGATGGGAACGGTGTTGAAGTCGGTTCCCAGTGCATTGCGAGCAGCGGCGAACAGCTCGTCGAGATCCGCGCCATAGCTGTTCAGGGTGAGGTAGTCGAACGGCAGGCCAGAGTTGGCCTTGACTCGTTTCCGCAATGCATCGATCGTGGCTTGAAGGTGGGTGCGGCCACCTAGCTTCTCGCGGACGGGAGCGCTTGTCTTGATGAAGCTCGCCATACCGAACAGCCCTCGAGGAGCGATCGCATTCGTGTAGGCGTCGTAGATGTCGACCATTTGCCTGACCGAGGCGCGGTTCGGGGACCCGGTGAGATTGTGACTCGGCTCGTTCCACATGCACCAGCTGATCGGATAATCGCTGTAGAGCTTGGTCCACTTACCGATAGCATCCGCAGCGGCCGTCAAGTCGGTCGGCATGGGGAACAGGTGTGGCCGTTTAGCCTTTTCGTAGTCCCACCACTGCTTCGGCGCGCCCATCAACTGGATCATGATCTCCATGTTGCGCCGTTGCAGCCCGGTGAACAGCTTTTCGAGGAACTCATTCGGCAACACCGAGACCTCGTCGTTTTCACCCACCACGAAGGGGTATGGCGTCAACGAGGGGTAATCGGTCTCCGGAAAGCGGATCTCCCCGTCGTAGACCGCCGGCCGGATCTGGTCCATGTACGGCAGACTGTCCAGGATCTCAGTCATACTGAGGGCTCGCCCCACCCCGATCTTCGACTTGAGCAGCGGAAAGAACTCCGCCTTCCCAAAATCTACCTGAAGTGTCGACGAGGAGGACTTTCCCTCGGAACTGCTGCAAGCGCCGAGGAGAGCTGCGGTCGCGACCCCGGCGGCAGCCAGGACACCACGCCGGGTGTGCTCGACGGAAGTGGACTGAAATGATTGTTCCATTACTGGTACTTCTTTCCTGAATTCGCGGTCGGCGCGGTAAGGAATGATTTCCCTGTTCGGGATCACGATTCACGTACTCCACGGCGATCACTCTCGCGGCGGCATCGACGAGTACATGGCTCGAGAGCCGAGGTTGCGCGGTGTCCGCAGTGGCCGAACTCCACCTCGGTGCCGGTGCCGGTGAAAGTAAGGCATGCACGGTCGCCTCCCGGTGCGGCCGTGGTGCGCTGCATACGTGAAGGAAGTGAAAATATCCGGTCGCAAAACCTCCGACTCCGACTTGCCAGCCTTTCATTCCGTCCGTGCACCGCACAGCGGCGGCCTCACGGACCCGTTCCCCTCTTTTCTCCTAGATGCACTACAGCGCGCCTTGGTTCACCACAGCACGCCGCCACGCCGCCCGCACTTTCTCGCCCTTCTCATACTTCCCTCTCGCAGCTTTGCGGGCATCGCTCGCGCTGCACGCCTTCTGTGCGGTTTTGCCTTTTTCGTTCTGCGATGGATGCTGTGGCTCTGGCCTCATCGAGTACACCCCGGCCAGCCTGTCCTCCGGCATCGGCCGTGCGTTGACGGACCGCCTCACGGCACACGTCGACCATCTGAGGGTGCGCCTCGCCTGATCGATGTCATCTGTGGATGTCAAAGACCCCCAACCGGGATCGGCTGGGGGTCTTTTCGCTGGTGGGCGCAGACGGATTCGAACCGTCGACATCTGCCTTGTCATACTGCAACGGTGCTTGTGCTGATTGCTGAGCGGTTTCAGGGACTGTGTCCGCGCCGCTTGTAGTGACTGATACGGGCCTGACGTTGTCGTCTGCGGCGCCATGTCGACCAGTGCAGAACGTGGTCGACGGGTGCGGGCCGGCGGTCGGTGAGTCGGGTGATCAGGCGTCGGATCTCGGCGAGGCCGAGGTGGATGAGCTGGGAGGATCCGTTTCTGCTTTGTCCGCATCCAGCTGTCGGGCCCGCAGGACGGTCAGGCAGGCGTGGGCGGCCATGGCCAGGGTCATGTGACGGTGCCAGCCGGGGTAGCGGCGGACCTGGTAGTCGCCCAGGCCGCATTCCTGTTTCGCGGTCTGGAAGCATTCCTCCACGGCCCAGCGGCTGCCCGCGACGCGGATCAGCTCGTCCAGGGTGGTCTCGGCGGGGCAGTAGGCGATGTAGTAGGAGATCTCGTCCGGGCGGCTGACGCTGCGGCGGGCCAGGACCCAGTGCCGGCGGTCGGGCCGGTGCCAGGGCCGGACCTCAACCCGCGCCGCCTTATCTCGGCCGATCCCTAGGGCACGACCAGCAGTCGTCACATTCACCGTGGCCGGAAGAGCCAGCAGCTCCTCCATCCAGTCCCGTCACTCCGGACGGAGCCGGCGGAATCCGCACAGTCGGCCGGGGGCCAGGAACACGCTACCGACGCCGCCCTCAAGCGGGTCCGGGACCACTGCGCCATTCAGGGGCTGGAGATCCTGCGCATCGAGAACCTCGACAACCAGTATCCGGAGGACCAGCGGTCGAACTTCGCGCTGCTCCGCTTCTTCATCGCCAGGCCGGAAGGACCGGACGTCTCCCAGTGGGGCCCGTCTGCCGCTGCCCGTCCCCGGTCCGGGGGCGGCTCACGAGGTCGCGCCGAGCGGCGATCTTCCCAGCGGGCCGGGAAAGCTGCGTAGCCGCTCACGGCCACCGTCTGGGCCACTGTACGACCCTCTGGGCCACTGTAGGGCCACTTGATCTTGGGCTGGCCGAGTGAACGGGAGCCACCGCGTCGGCGCGGCGGCTCCCGTTTTCGCGTCTGCGCAGGTCAGGATGGTTCTGCCCGCGTAGTGCGGCTAGTGGGGCGGGTGGGACTCGAACCCACGGCCGACGGATTATGAGTCCGC is a window from the Streptomyces luomodiensis genome containing:
- the fxlM gene encoding methyltransferase, FxLD system; amino-acid sequence: MTPATTERSDADRLRNDVVDELTSKGWLTTPEVEEVMRRVPRHAFTPGASLEEAYNAYGAVVTKKDEHGVSISSVSAPQIQGMMLEQAAVKPGMNVLEIGSGGLNAAYLAELVGESGTVTTVDIDPEVTERATRLLVENGYPQVNVVLADAAEDFPGRGPYDRIIVTAGAWDILPGWREELTDGGRLVVPLRMRGLTRTIDFKRVGDHLESSSARVCGFVPMQGAAAHQEELLLVAGTDEIGLRFDDGLPADPSQLDNAVLTVREEMWTSVTVGLQEHVDTLQMYLATVLDGFCVMAVDPDLDTGLVAPSNRYFSLATVEGDSFAYLTTRRTEDDEHVEYGVHAFGPTRQKLAQTVTEHVRTWAKEHRGGPGPKISVFPAGTPDDQLPGERVIDKVHSRVTLSWHSVETTVES
- a CDS encoding ATP-binding protein; this translates as MDEAEILPVAGPATLTIFVSMDRPGSIAMARDGARAFVECLPFDVGREAADSVALVVSELVTNALRHAGGSCVLSLAALPDAVEVAVGDSSLVRPQWRISDRVGGGGFGWPMVHRLARSVTVTGRAGGGKTVRAVVPCGAGRTASDSSRTAPTARRRAWWTAARV
- a CDS encoding Hsp20/alpha crystallin family protein, whose translation is MLMRTDPFRELDRLTQQILGTPAHPAAMPMDAFRDGDTFVVELDLPGVDPETIDLDVERNVLTVKAERQPSAGEGTEVVVAERPTGSFSRQLFLGETLDSERIDASYDAGVLRLTIPVAEQAKPRKIAISGGSSRKQISS
- a CDS encoding DUF2267 domain-containing protein — protein: MPMHWDAFLAAIQERGEYDSPEEAERAARVVLALLGAHLVGEVRAELAARLPDALALVLLNPLHCHEPLPPERFIRATAAWIEGATERTATWDVSAVLSVAADLAGEELMNQILLQLPPGYDLLFGRPQPVR